Proteins found in one Gemmatimonadota bacterium genomic segment:
- a CDS encoding polyprenol monophosphomannose synthase, whose protein sequence is MKSLIIVPTYNELENIRRLLPELMALDPDIRVLVVDDNSPDGTGKLADELAAENERITVLHRPEKLGLGSAYVAGFMYAIQQDVDCVFEMDADFSHDPAMIPKFIEEIASCDVVIGSRYISGINVVNWPMSRLLLSYFANIYTRVVTGMTIRDTTSGFKCFRREVLEHIDLDRVRSDGYAFQIEMNFRCWRKGYRVCEIPIIFVDRRSGTSKLSQGVINEAVWIVWWLRLQRILRRL, encoded by the coding sequence ATGAAATCCCTTATCATCGTCCCCACCTACAACGAACTTGAGAACATCCGGCGGCTTCTGCCCGAATTGATGGCGCTGGACCCGGACATCCGGGTGCTCGTGGTGGATGACAACTCGCCGGACGGGACGGGAAAACTGGCCGATGAACTGGCCGCGGAGAACGAACGGATCACCGTCCTGCATCGGCCCGAGAAATTGGGTTTGGGTTCGGCCTACGTGGCAGGATTCATGTACGCCATCCAGCAGGACGTGGACTGCGTTTTCGAGATGGATGCGGACTTTTCCCACGATCCCGCCATGATCCCTAAGTTCATCGAAGAGATCGCGTCCTGTGACGTCGTGATCGGATCCCGGTACATCAGCGGCATCAACGTGGTGAACTGGCCCATGTCCCGGCTATTGCTCAGCTATTTCGCCAACATCTATACCCGCGTGGTCACGGGCATGACGATCCGGGACACCACGTCGGGTTTCAAGTGCTTCCGGCGCGAAGTGCTTGAGCACATCGACCTGGACCGTGTCCGGTCCGACGGATACGCCTTCCAGATCGAGATGAATTTCCGATGCTGGCGTAAGGGATACCGCGTGTGTGAAATCCCCATCATCTTCGTAGACCGGCGTTCAGGTACCTCGAAACTTTCCCAAGGCGTGATCAACGAAGCGGTCTGGATCGTCTGGTGGCTGCGCCTGCAGCGCATACTGCGCCGTTTATAG
- the atpH gene encoding ATP synthase F1 subunit delta translates to MASKSDIAYRYAGAWLEAAAETNTLDTVRGEITAFEQLCRDSQPFVDFITDKVIPADVKQRMLGEIFEGKVQDITLNFLYLLASRRRARNLPEILDACRTILDEWDGIVNADVASAVALTDGQEDDLKTRLEAQTGKSVRMRTTVDEDLIGGFVVRVGDQVFDSSLATQLQRVRQALVRK, encoded by the coding sequence ATGGCCAGCAAGTCAGACATCGCATACCGCTACGCCGGGGCGTGGCTGGAAGCCGCGGCGGAAACGAACACCCTGGACACGGTGCGCGGGGAAATCACGGCTTTCGAGCAGTTGTGCCGGGACTCGCAACCCTTCGTGGACTTTATCACGGACAAAGTCATTCCTGCTGACGTAAAGCAACGCATGCTGGGTGAGATATTCGAAGGCAAGGTCCAGGACATCACCCTCAATTTCCTCTATCTGCTGGCTTCCAGGCGGCGGGCGCGCAACCTGCCGGAGATCCTGGACGCCTGCCGTACGATCCTGGACGAATGGGACGGCATCGTAAACGCGGACGTCGCGAGCGCGGTGGCGCTGACCGACGGGCAGGAAGACGACTTGAAAACCAGACTGGAAGCGCAGACAGGAAAAAGCGTTCGTATGCGGACCACGGTAGACGAAGACTTGATCGGTGGATTCGTGGTACGCGTGGGCGACCAGGTGTTCGACAGCAGCCTGGCGACCCAGCTTCAGCGGGTCCGGCAGGCGCTCGTTCGAAAATGA
- a CDS encoding ATP synthase F0 subunit C — protein sequence MGLGLGVALAVSVAAIGSGVGQGIATGLACQGISRQPESAGRIQLVLIIGLAFMESLAIYGLLVFFMLQGQLPSFEQVMELSRLAQ from the coding sequence ATGGGTTTAGGACTTGGCGTGGCGCTGGCCGTTTCCGTTGCGGCCATCGGCTCGGGTGTCGGTCAGGGGATCGCCACCGGTCTCGCCTGTCAGGGCATTTCCCGTCAACCCGAATCCGCCGGCCGTATCCAGCTGGTGTTGATCATCGGCCTGGCGTTCATGGAATCGCTGGCGATCTACGGCCTGCTGGTGTTCTTCATGCTCCAGGGCCAGTTGCCGTCCTTCGAACAGGTCATGGAACTGAGCCGCCTCGCCCAGTAG
- the atpG gene encoding ATP synthase F1 subunit gamma, whose amino-acid sequence MPSLREIRRRIASTKDIQKITRAMQTVAGVRLRRAQSRLFAARPYARKLDGMMKHLAAQTADERHPLMTPREVKASALIVVTADRGFCGGFNSNVVRRALESVREGSPTPALFCVGRKGSDTLSRQRLEILSSHTNVFQALEYAQAGEIADEVTRLFNSGTIDRVDMLYNEFKSAGQQSLVTEQLLPVPPMAVEDDPGFTGYVYEPSQPMLLNDLLPQHLRFQLWRVLLESNTAEEAARMMAMDNATRNASDLIDDLTLTANKIRQETITSELMDIVGGAEALK is encoded by the coding sequence ATGCCGTCACTCCGCGAAATCAGGCGACGCATCGCGAGTACGAAGGACATCCAGAAGATCACGCGGGCCATGCAGACGGTGGCCGGCGTCCGCCTGCGCCGGGCGCAAAGCCGGTTGTTCGCCGCCCGTCCCTACGCCCGCAAGCTGGACGGGATGATGAAGCATCTGGCGGCGCAGACGGCCGACGAGCGGCATCCGCTCATGACCCCCCGCGAGGTGAAGGCCTCCGCGCTGATCGTCGTGACGGCCGACCGCGGATTCTGCGGAGGGTTCAACTCGAATGTCGTGCGCCGCGCCCTGGAAAGCGTCCGAGAGGGTTCGCCGACACCCGCGTTGTTCTGCGTAGGACGCAAGGGTTCGGACACGCTCTCCCGCCAGCGGCTGGAGATCCTGTCCAGCCATACCAACGTGTTCCAGGCGCTGGAATACGCCCAGGCCGGCGAGATCGCCGACGAGGTGACCAGGCTTTTTAACAGCGGCACGATCGACCGGGTGGACATGCTCTACAACGAGTTCAAGTCCGCCGGGCAGCAGAGCCTCGTGACCGAGCAACTGCTCCCCGTGCCGCCCATGGCAGTGGAGGACGATCCGGGGTTCACCGGCTATGTGTACGAGCCGTCGCAGCCTATGCTCCTGAACGACCTGCTGCCGCAGCATCTCCGTTTCCAGCTCTGGCGCGTGCTGCTCGAATCCAATACGGCGGAAGAAGCCGCCCGCATGATGGCCATGGACAACGCCACGCGGAATGCGAGCGACCTGATCGACGATCTGACCCTGACGGCCAACAAGATCCGCCAGGAAACCATTACATCCGAGCTGATGGACATCGTGGGCGGCGCCGAAGCGCTGAAGTAA
- the atpC gene encoding ATP synthase F1 subunit epsilon, producing the protein MAGEFPLVIVTPSSMAFEGEARSVLAPGTDGYFEVLIGHVPMLTSLRPGLLTIRNDEGRTEYTVSGGFVEVLRAQVTVLAETIEEVGAIDVERAKQAEERARQRLGSGEEDVDVDRARASLDRALNRIKATQQ; encoded by the coding sequence ATGGCAGGTGAATTCCCCCTGGTCATCGTAACGCCTTCGAGCATGGCCTTCGAAGGCGAGGCGCGCAGCGTGCTCGCCCCCGGCACGGACGGATACTTCGAGGTGCTGATCGGCCACGTCCCCATGCTTACCTCGCTGCGGCCGGGTCTCCTGACCATCCGGAACGACGAGGGCCGTACGGAGTATACCGTGTCCGGCGGATTCGTCGAAGTGCTTCGGGCCCAGGTGACGGTCCTGGCCGAGACCATCGAAGAGGTCGGCGCCATCGACGTCGAAAGGGCGAAGCAGGCCGAGGAACGGGCGCGCCAGCGCCTGGGATCGGGCGAAGAAGACGTCGATGTCGACCGGGCGAGGGCTTCGCTGGACCGTGCGCTCAACCGCATCAAGGCGACCCAGCAGTAA
- the atpF gene encoding F0F1 ATP synthase subunit B: protein MLDILHDLGIDLSTLIIQMIGFAVLFFVLRKYVFGIIAQAIEDRKRDIRDRMEGLDADRAELDRLHEEARRRLEDIETEAREKMQAAVDQANAERGRILEHTQQEAERELEKARNTIRREKESAVAELRAQVGDLAVEIAGRILNSTLDATEHRKVVDEFIAQMPSKE from the coding sequence GTGTTAGATATATTGCACGATCTTGGCATTGACCTGAGCACCCTGATCATCCAGATGATCGGGTTCGCCGTCCTGTTCTTCGTCCTGAGGAAGTATGTCTTCGGCATCATCGCCCAGGCCATCGAAGACAGGAAACGGGATATCCGCGACCGCATGGAGGGACTGGACGCGGACCGGGCGGAACTGGACCGTCTGCACGAGGAAGCCAGGCGGCGGCTCGAGGACATCGAGACCGAGGCCCGCGAGAAGATGCAGGCCGCGGTCGACCAGGCCAACGCGGAACGGGGCCGGATCCTCGAGCATACCCAGCAGGAAGCGGAGCGCGAGCTCGAGAAGGCGCGCAACACGATCCGGCGCGAGAAGGAATCCGCTGTAGCCGAACTGCGCGCACAGGTAGGCGATCTGGCGGTGGAAATCGCGGGCAGGATCCTGAACAGCACCCTGGACGCGACGGAACACCGGAAGGTCGTGGACGAGTTCATCGCTCAGATGCCTTCAAAGGAATAA
- a CDS encoding F0F1 ATP synthase subunit alpha, which yields MAIRADEVSELLKQQVLDFKRDVDIYETGTALQVGDGIARVQGLSNVMANELVEFPNDVVGMVLNLEEDNVGCILFGDDQLIKEGDPVKRTGRIVECAVGDGLLGRVVDSLGRPIDGKGPIVDADSRPIETKAPGVVQRQPVNEPMYTGLKVIDSMFPIGRGQRELIIGDRQTGKTAVALDAIINQKGQDVVCIYVAVGQKGSTIAKTVATLEEHGAMEYTTVVVASASTPAPMQFLAPYGGATMGEHYRDNGKHALVIYDDLTKHAVAYRQLSLNLRRPPGREAYPGDVFYLHSRLLERAAKMSDEYGSGSLTALPVIETQFGDVSTYIPTNVISITDGQIFLESNLFFAGQRPAVNVGLSVSRVGGAAQIKAMKSRQVAGLLRTSLARYRELEAFARFGTSGLDQTTQRELHLGERLVELLKQPQYRPMAVEEQILSLYVGVNGMLNDLEVGDVQPFVEAFLQHMETHHSDVGREIRETKELSEDIEQRIRDAVEEFSKTYNA from the coding sequence ATAGCAATTCGTGCGGACGAGGTCTCCGAACTTCTCAAGCAACAGGTGCTCGACTTCAAGCGAGATGTCGACATCTACGAAACGGGTACCGCGCTACAGGTCGGTGACGGGATTGCCCGCGTGCAGGGCCTCTCCAACGTGATGGCGAACGAGTTGGTCGAGTTTCCCAACGACGTGGTGGGCATGGTGCTGAACCTGGAAGAGGACAACGTCGGGTGCATCCTCTTCGGGGACGACCAGTTGATCAAGGAGGGCGATCCGGTCAAGCGCACGGGGCGGATCGTCGAGTGCGCCGTGGGCGACGGCCTGCTGGGTCGCGTGGTGGATTCCCTGGGCCGGCCGATAGACGGAAAGGGACCGATCGTAGACGCGGATTCCCGCCCGATCGAGACGAAGGCCCCCGGCGTGGTGCAACGCCAACCCGTGAACGAACCCATGTATACCGGCCTGAAGGTGATCGACAGCATGTTCCCCATCGGAAGGGGGCAGCGCGAGTTGATTATCGGCGACCGGCAGACGGGCAAGACGGCCGTGGCCCTGGACGCGATCATCAACCAGAAGGGCCAGGACGTGGTCTGCATCTACGTCGCCGTCGGCCAGAAGGGATCCACGATCGCCAAGACGGTCGCGACCCTGGAGGAACACGGCGCCATGGAGTACACCACCGTGGTCGTGGCCTCGGCCAGCACGCCGGCGCCAATGCAGTTCCTGGCGCCCTACGGCGGCGCGACCATGGGCGAGCACTACCGCGACAACGGCAAGCACGCCCTCGTCATCTACGACGATCTGACCAAGCACGCGGTGGCCTACCGGCAGTTGTCGCTGAACCTGCGGCGGCCGCCGGGCCGGGAAGCCTATCCGGGGGACGTGTTCTACCTCCACTCCCGGCTCCTGGAGCGGGCGGCCAAGATGAGCGACGAATACGGATCCGGATCGCTGACCGCGCTGCCCGTCATCGAGACCCAGTTCGGCGACGTGTCGACCTATATCCCGACCAACGTGATTTCCATTACCGACGGACAGATCTTCCTGGAATCCAACCTGTTCTTCGCCGGTCAGCGGCCGGCGGTGAACGTGGGCCTGTCGGTCTCCCGCGTGGGCGGCGCCGCGCAGATCAAGGCGATGAAATCGCGCCAGGTCGCCGGATTGCTGAGAACATCGCTGGCCCGGTACCGCGAGCTGGAGGCCTTCGCCCGGTTCGGCACGTCGGGGCTGGACCAGACGACGCAGCGGGAGCTTCACCTGGGCGAGCGGCTGGTCGAGCTGCTCAAGCAGCCCCAGTACCGGCCCATGGCGGTCGAGGAGCAGATCCTGTCCCTCTACGTGGGTGTCAACGGGATGTTGAACGATCTCGAGGTGGGCGACGTGCAGCCCTTCGTGGAAGCCTTCCTCCAGCACATGGAGACGCACCATTCGGACGTGGGCCGCGAGATCCGGGAGACCAAGGAACTGAGCGAAGACATCGAGCAGCGCATCCGGGACGCCGTCGAGGAATTCAGCAAGACGTACAACGCGTAG
- the atpB gene encoding F0F1 ATP synthase subunit A, protein MTGPWSSVLSLEMASEGGSGEAHYSILHGLFYLLGPLADWIPQPVRQPDLLLNTLLVFVIVIVLVTIAVRSFKRIPEGSVQTLFEMAVEGLTGFFLNIVGERGRKYIPFFASFFIYIWFMNMLGVIPGMQSPTADLNTTLGFALISIVSAHLIGLREIGLKAYLWHFWGEPKWMGVLMCPLHIVGEFAKVISLSIRLFGNVFGEEMIVLVLLGLSPVFLIGALEVPFVPMQVPMLMFGVFSGTVQAMIFSVLSAVYVAQFLDHDHGEEDH, encoded by the coding sequence TTGACTGGTCCGTGGTCGAGTGTCCTCTCTCTGGAGATGGCGTCCGAGGGAGGAAGCGGTGAAGCGCACTACTCGATTCTACATGGGTTATTCTACCTGCTGGGCCCGCTGGCCGACTGGATCCCCCAACCCGTCAGGCAGCCGGATCTCCTGCTGAACACCCTGCTGGTCTTCGTTATTGTCATCGTCCTCGTAACCATCGCGGTAAGATCGTTCAAGCGCATTCCCGAAGGTTCGGTCCAGACGCTATTCGAGATGGCCGTCGAGGGACTGACCGGGTTCTTCCTCAACATCGTCGGGGAGCGCGGCCGGAAGTACATACCCTTTTTCGCCTCCTTCTTCATCTACATCTGGTTCATGAACATGCTGGGCGTCATTCCCGGCATGCAGTCGCCCACCGCCGATCTGAACACCACGCTCGGATTCGCCCTGATCTCCATCGTATCGGCCCATCTCATCGGCCTGCGCGAGATCGGACTCAAGGCCTATCTCTGGCATTTCTGGGGCGAACCCAAGTGGATGGGCGTGCTCATGTGCCCGCTTCATATCGTGGGCGAGTTCGCCAAGGTCATCTCCCTGTCGATCCGCCTCTTCGGCAACGTGTTCGGAGAAGAGATGATCGTACTGGTGCTGCTGGGCCTGTCTCCGGTGTTTCTTATCGGCGCCCTCGAGGTGCCCTTCGTGCCGATGCAGGTTCCGATGTTGATGTTCGGCGTGTTTTCGGGAACGGTCCAGGCGATGATCTTCTCGGTGCTGAGCGCCGTGTACGTGGCCCAGTTCCTGGATCACGACCACGGGGAGGAAGACCACTGA
- a CDS encoding class I SAM-dependent methyltransferase, producing MCGSSETKPRPVFEGYDYEFHTCDNLFRFVACADCGHVYLSPRVRMRDIDRIYPRNYTVRVTETEYPAFAPFRWLKLNVLDRGWNRKVIANLQPGSKVLDIGAGFGGNLTYLAKLAPFPLQLFANDLKFEPEARSYLSDRGVTLIEGPIEEVQSEERFDAIICQHAIEHVTDPGRLVRWISDHLAPGGILYLETPDLNALSRYIFKNHWQPLSTPRHFHLFSRKALAACVRGGDLKIAFHGAIVEASQWSVSLRIKLGMEPHAPRSNGLLYHIISYDNFLIKSVSCMIDLMTILLGLSTVTQAVIARKPAATE from the coding sequence ATGTGCGGGAGTTCGGAAACGAAGCCGCGGCCGGTCTTCGAGGGATACGACTACGAATTCCACACCTGCGACAACCTATTCCGGTTCGTCGCGTGCGCGGACTGCGGGCACGTGTACCTGTCGCCGAGGGTCCGGATGCGGGACATCGATCGTATCTATCCGAGGAACTACACGGTTCGCGTCACGGAAACCGAGTACCCCGCCTTCGCTCCGTTCAGGTGGCTGAAGCTCAACGTACTCGACCGGGGATGGAACCGAAAAGTGATCGCGAATCTACAGCCCGGATCCAAGGTGCTGGACATCGGCGCGGGATTCGGCGGGAACCTGACCTACCTGGCGAAACTTGCGCCTTTTCCACTCCAACTCTTCGCCAATGACCTCAAGTTCGAACCCGAAGCCCGGTCTTATCTTTCCGACCGCGGTGTGACGCTTATCGAAGGACCGATCGAGGAAGTACAGAGCGAGGAACGGTTCGATGCCATCATCTGCCAACATGCCATCGAACACGTGACCGATCCCGGACGGCTGGTCCGATGGATTTCGGACCATCTGGCGCCGGGAGGCATCTTATATCTAGAAACTCCCGATCTGAACGCGCTGTCCCGTTACATCTTCAAGAACCACTGGCAGCCCCTGAGCACTCCGCGGCACTTTCACTTGTTTTCTCGAAAGGCTCTCGCAGCCTGCGTCCGTGGAGGCGACCTGAAGATCGCGTTCCACGGCGCCATCGTCGAAGCGAGCCAATGGTCCGTAAGCCTTCGTATCAAACTGGGCATGGAACCCCACGCGCCCCGGTCGAACGGCTTGCTGTACCACATCATCAGCTACGATAACTTCCTGATCAAGTCGGTAAGCTGTATGATCGATTTGATGACCATCTTGCTGGGACTGTCCACCGTGACCCAGGCAGTGATCGCGCGGAAACCGGCGGCAACGGAATGA
- the atpD gene encoding F0F1 ATP synthase subunit beta: MEGTNTGTVAQIIGAVVDVEFGSGALPKIYNALEVPVEGSDALVLEVQQHLGDNKVRCVAMDATDGLVRGVPAVDTGGPINVPVGPAVLGRMMNVLGRPIDDGGSVESDHHYPIHRRAPEQEDLTTSAEMFETGIKVMDLMEPYTRGGKTGLLGGAGTGKTVLIKELINNIAREHGGISVFAGVGERSREGNDLWLEMEEAKVLDKTALVFGQMNEPPGVRLRVGLSGVAIAEYFRDEEGRDVLLFIDNIFRFVQAGSEVSALLGRMPSAVGYQPTLSTEMGDLQERITSTKQGAITSVQAIYVPADDYTDPAIVTAFPHLDAITALSRDLFARAIFPAVDPLESNSRILDPAVVGERHYGVARGVQQVLQRYKDLQDIIAILGIDELSDDDKLIVSRARKIELFMTQPMFVAEIFTGLEGRYVKVEDTVEGFEKLVNGECDELPEQAFYMVGTIDEAYDKAKELQ, translated from the coding sequence ATGGAAGGAACGAATACAGGAACCGTGGCGCAGATCATCGGCGCCGTCGTTGACGTCGAATTCGGCTCGGGCGCGCTGCCGAAGATCTACAACGCCCTCGAAGTGCCCGTAGAGGGCAGCGACGCGCTGGTCCTCGAAGTCCAGCAGCACCTGGGCGACAACAAGGTGCGGTGCGTGGCCATGGACGCCACGGACGGGCTGGTCCGGGGCGTGCCGGCCGTCGACACCGGCGGACCGATCAACGTTCCCGTGGGACCCGCCGTCCTTGGCCGCATGATGAACGTCCTGGGCCGTCCCATCGACGACGGGGGCTCGGTGGAATCGGATCATCACTATCCGATCCATCGCCGCGCGCCTGAACAGGAGGACCTGACGACCTCGGCGGAGATGTTCGAGACGGGGATCAAGGTCATGGACCTCATGGAACCCTACACCCGCGGCGGGAAGACGGGGCTGCTCGGTGGCGCCGGTACGGGCAAGACGGTGCTGATCAAGGAACTGATCAACAACATCGCCCGGGAGCACGGCGGCATTTCCGTGTTCGCCGGCGTGGGCGAACGGTCTCGCGAAGGCAACGACCTCTGGCTGGAAATGGAAGAGGCGAAGGTGCTCGACAAGACCGCCCTGGTGTTCGGCCAGATGAACGAGCCGCCGGGCGTGCGCCTGCGCGTCGGCCTGTCCGGCGTGGCCATCGCCGAGTATTTCCGCGACGAGGAAGGTCGCGACGTGTTGCTGTTCATCGACAACATCTTCCGCTTCGTGCAGGCGGGATCCGAAGTATCCGCCCTCCTGGGCCGCATGCCCTCCGCCGTGGGATACCAGCCCACGCTGAGCACGGAGATGGGCGACCTGCAGGAGCGCATCACGTCCACGAAGCAGGGCGCCATCACTTCGGTGCAGGCCATCTACGTGCCCGCCGACGACTACACGGACCCGGCCATCGTAACGGCTTTTCCCCATCTCGACGCCATCACCGCCTTGTCCCGCGATCTCTTCGCCCGGGCCATCTTCCCGGCCGTGGATCCTCTCGAGTCCAACTCCCGGATCCTGGATCCCGCCGTCGTCGGAGAGCGGCACTACGGCGTCGCCCGCGGCGTCCAGCAGGTCCTGCAGCGGTACAAGGACCTCCAGGACATCATCGCCATCCTGGGCATCGACGAACTGTCGGACGACGACAAGCTGATCGTCTCCCGCGCCCGGAAGATCGAGCTGTTCATGACCCAACCCATGTTCGTCGCGGAGATCTTCACCGGCCTCGAGGGACGGTACGTCAAGGTAGAGGATACGGTCGAGGGATTCGAGAAGCTGGTCAACGGCGAGTGCGACGAACTGCCCGAGCAGGCCTTCTACATGGTGGGCACCATCGACGAAGCCTACGACAAAGCCAAGGAGCTCCAGTAG
- a CDS encoding phytanoyl-CoA dioxygenase family protein, protein MLTEQQYRHYKTFGFVVLRQVFTPDELDVINQEFDHGLETAYRHLPFDGTVRHWVTMMGNSTPFFASLLEDERLCSIAEQLYGEDALGIATDANRYVGNTGWHPDTHSIHQYGIKFAFYLQPVGPETGALRVIPGSHHNPLHGELRRFISEFDRQKEVPCYVCDSEPGDVVGFDLRLWHASYGGSSDRRMCTCVYYNNPGTPEEIETTRDQGANNSKATAKYNRPNDPPVDPFWLTNPDLSPKRRRWLDRLLELGYYQNMVNDDS, encoded by the coding sequence ATGTTGACCGAACAACAGTATCGACACTACAAGACCTTCGGTTTCGTCGTCCTGCGCCAGGTCTTCACGCCGGATGAACTGGACGTGATCAACCAGGAGTTCGACCACGGCCTGGAAACGGCCTACCGCCACCTGCCCTTCGACGGTACGGTCCGCCACTGGGTCACGATGATGGGAAATTCCACGCCCTTTTTCGCGAGCCTGCTGGAGGATGAGCGGCTTTGCAGTATCGCCGAGCAGCTCTACGGCGAGGATGCGCTGGGCATCGCCACCGACGCGAACCGGTACGTGGGCAACACGGGATGGCATCCGGATACCCACAGCATCCACCAGTACGGCATCAAGTTCGCCTTCTACCTGCAACCCGTCGGACCGGAAACCGGGGCGTTGCGCGTCATACCGGGATCGCACCACAACCCCTTACACGGCGAGCTGAGACGGTTCATTTCCGAATTCGACCGTCAAAAGGAGGTGCCCTGCTACGTCTGTGATTCGGAACCGGGCGACGTGGTGGGCTTCGACCTGAGATTATGGCACGCCAGCTACGGAGGCTCCAGCGACCGGCGCATGTGTACCTGCGTGTACTATAACAACCCTGGAACACCTGAAGAGATCGAAACCACCAGGGATCAGGGGGCGAACAACAGCAAGGCCACCGCCAAGTACAACCGACCGAACGACCCCCCGGTCGACCCGTTCTGGCTCACGAATCCAGATCTCAGTCCGAAGCGGAGGCGCTGGCTGGACCGCCTTCTCGAGCTAGGTTATTATCAGAACATGGTCAACGACGACTCATGA
- a CDS encoding AtpZ/AtpI family protein, with amino-acid sequence MARDTQGKWQYMREAGELAVIGLTLVFATAIGYFLGHQVERVWPEWKPWGGVVGAMLGVVAGFLEMARTLKRLNRKIEAAERERDGGKH; translated from the coding sequence ATGGCACGGGACACGCAGGGAAAATGGCAGTACATGAGGGAAGCCGGGGAGCTCGCCGTAATCGGCCTGACCCTGGTATTCGCCACCGCGATCGGGTACTTCCTGGGTCACCAGGTCGAACGGGTCTGGCCTGAGTGGAAGCCCTGGGGCGGCGTCGTCGGCGCCATGCTCGGGGTCGTGGCCGGGTTCCTGGAGATGGCGAGGACGCTGAAACGGCTGAACAGGAAGATCGAAGCGGCGGAACGGGAGAGAGATGGCGGAAAGCATTGA